Proteins found in one Plodia interpunctella isolate USDA-ARS_2022_Savannah chromosome 24, ilPloInte3.2, whole genome shotgun sequence genomic segment:
- the LOC128680585 gene encoding uncharacterized protein LOC128680585: protein MKCVILLFLIGVVIVHCGHTFLGTSVLRPLVYHHNAEYGAKIFQKRVENIYYSLPEKFLRERRSIKGILAYDLQHSQASANITQGGLGYNFVNIRMKSERGLPLHYDISIYT, encoded by the exons ATGAAGTGCGtcatacttttgtttttaattggtGTAGTGATAGTACATTGTGGTCATACGTTTCTGGGGACAAGCGTTTTGAGGCCTTTGGTGTATCACCACAACGCTGAATATGGcgcgaaaatatttcaaaaacgagtTGAAAACATTTACTACTCGCTGCCAGAGAAGTTTTTAAGAGAACGACGTTCTATtaag GGTATCTTGGCGTACGACTTGCAGCACAGCCAAGCGTCCGCCAACATCACCCAGGGTGGACTTGGCTACAACTTCGTCAACATCCGCATGAAGAGCGAGAGGGGGCTGCCTCTCCACTACGACATATCCATCTACACATAG